The genomic region tgtcagtGGAGCTCTCATTTTGAGGAAGGGAGAAATCCAGATGGAATCCCTGGCTGGTCAGTAAATCAGCCAGCAGATGGTGATGTGGGTGCTGTTACATTGTACTTTGAAAAATTATAAGGCCATATGCATATTCAAAAGGCCTATTTCACTGAGTAAGATACCCTGCAGTTTATATTTGGCTGCCTCAAACatctaaaaatgtatttatctgtttGGGAAAATTAAATTCAGCCTTACAAGTAAAATTTGTTATTCTCAgccattttttctttctgtttatgTAACAGGCtaaattttgtgtttatttctgtcaagtctgacttttttttttggtatgtgGGTCAGGTATGTTTGTTAATCTGTTTgtatatgtcttttttttttttttttagataaaaattaaatataatatgaaaaagCCTTACAACTAAAATGGCTCCAGAAGGTGTTCTTCTGCAGAGAAATTGACATGCCATGGCTTCtttgaaaatagaaataattaaaataaaacactacatgaaaaacaaataagtcaTAGAACACAAAATCAGTTTTGTGAGTTAAATTCAGAGAGTTAAATTGTGTAAAAGTGATATTATagtaatatttaaaaacatttagggTGTATGGCACAGCTCCGGGaatcttgtgtgtgtctgatgagTCTGATTGATAAAGCTGCTCctgatttatatatacatacttCTAGTATTAAATCAGTCTAACAAACTATTTCCAAATAAAATTTTTGCTGTCACTGTCTTTTCCGTTCTGTCTGAATGGAAATCAACTATGCTATGTACAAAAAATTGGACTTAAACTTCATGCTGTGGACAAACTTACAAcacagttgtttattttttactgacttgACTTTTACTTACctgactttattttgttttgtttttttattcagagGAAAATGTGTAGAGTCACAGTTAAGGTCCCTTCCAAGGTCAACATACATGTATGTACATTAAACTAGCAGAGTTTGTATTAACATGTTAATACAAACAGATAAATTGATATACACAAGAAGACaaacagggaagaaaaaaaatgtgtgcatgATGCAAGTTTGAAGTCAGAttgtaaattattttctttaatgtcTCATCTCACTGGGGCATCAGTATGATATTGAGGTTTGACTCAAGCATAGGGCAGGGCTcctatatatttaaaaaaaaaaaactctagaTCTTCCTGATGaatatcttatttttttctaattaagAGTACTAACTAAGAGTACTCATAATCCCTCTTATCCATTGTATAAATGAGGGAGGCTTTGTTGATTTCCAGTTGAGTAGGATGATACCACATATTCTGTAATCTGTCCAATCACTAACAGTTTTATTGCTGCATTATTAAAATGATTCAACTTGTTTCAAAAAAACACGGGCAGCAAAGCAAAAGAAAGTCACATTTGTAAATCTGTGTACAAAGTCTCAGTCTCAGGTCAGTCCCTGTCAGTATttaaaaagcaccaaaaaatataacacaaaacTGGTTTTAGGTGAGGTTTActctcatttattttcttgtgaaTTACCTGTTTATTGTGTTTGTAATTACTTGGGTTCATATTACTTTTCATATTCGTATGTGACTTTTTTGTTTAGTGATAATGACTTAATTTTGTATTCAAAATTGTAGTTTTAGTTTTGTCTGATTGCTTTCATAAAAACTATGGGAGACCCATGATAAGTATTTTAGAGTTTCAGCCTCCTTCCATATTCTATTACCtatattgtttttgttaatgttcttttttcatgtgtttttaaagaaatctgaaatctcaagtcattttatgtctcttccCATAAAGGTCAATATTCTCCTCTTTGTGTGAGGACATGATTGTACTTGGAGCAGGAACAGGTCACATGATTAAGCTCTGACCAGAACTAATAGCTTTTCTTTATGAAATGCGGTGGAGAGGCTGCTGACagtcatgtgtgcatgtgctgcacattttcagctgtctgctctgttttcacttttcatTCCTGTATAAGATTTAAGTACATTCTCATGACACAATCGAACCAGTTACAGGCCTGACGGAGTGATGAGCAGTGAAAAACTTTACATGAGTACTCATTTGAGTGTTTTCATCTTTAATCCTCTAAAATATGTTATTGTACCATGCAGTGTCTGCCTCGCTGTACATGTACATATAGTGCATGTCACCTGGTAGTGTGAGTGTTTCACCCAGAGTATACAGACAATAAATAATTGGGGGAATGTCAGGGTGCTGTCCTGTCTTGGTGCCTTGGGTGGAGACCACAGCATCAACTGGATAACAATATAAGAAATGAAATGCAGACCCCATTCGAGGATTTATAAAATCCCTTGGGAATTGGAGCTGGAGTGACATTAAAACTTAGCTTTCCCTGTCAGGCAAGTTTTACTGACACACCTCACCAAGGCAAATCCCTCTCATTCAATCTGATGATGCAGAGCAGTGATTCCGTGGGCCCAAGCTGGCCCTCAATAGAGTGCTGGGTGGCCAGccgaccattttctaattcacactGGAAAATAAATTCAGATTATTTTCTGAACTTTAAAGGTAAAAAAGGCATGAGAGTGcataaaaattataaataaaaaaaaaaaaatcctgttctACTGCCTTttcctgtgaagcactttgtaataAACATTGTTCATataggataaataaagtttattatagtATTATTCTGgaaatgcaaactgtacatgATTATTTTCAAAGagatctttattttttattattattaatattaaaggATAAAGATCAATACATGCTGCTCTTGTacagaaagaaaacatcctTCCATCCAGAGGTGGTCTCAGGATACAAACCTCAATAAGAAAATACGTAGGTCACAACAAACTCACATACATGTAAGGAAACTAAATTCATAAAGAAGGTAAAATTGGATCTGgtgaaatgtaatttaaaagcAAAATCTGCCCTAAAGAGGCATACAAATGATCTGAGGTGAATTATGAGGGGACATGTCCTTTAAGATGACACACAGTGTCACCTTGACAAAGGCAGCTCCGAGATGTGTCCTCAGGTCACTCAATCAGGGCCATCTTAGGCTGTCTGACAGGTTAAGAAAGTCTATTGTTGATATAAATTAACCTCTTCGTGCCAGGTTAATGCATGGTGGAAACAACATACAACACATGCTGCTGTATGGCTGTGTAGGATGGATGTGTGCTGGATATTGACACTGTTATCGTCCTTTGTGATAGTCTCTATATTAagcttgtttatttgttgtcgtgtttttaaattacagagtaaaaacacagtgtttatGGTCGATTTTACTATCTATTTGATACCTAATAATTAATACGCCAGCATGTAGTGACTACTAGCGTTTCAACTGCAGTCAGTGCACTTGCAGCAGAACATACCACAATACAAACACTATCAAACTACTCATATGATATATTGTGGTATTATACACTGATGTGGCATATGGTCGCTGTAAAATTACTATCAAATGATAATGAttgctaaaatatattttacggTGCGATAAACAACAACGGTTGGATATTTAAAGCTTATTTGCGTCGAGCACCCCCGTGTCCACACCAATGGACTCTTCCGAGATGGTTGGTCACGTGACTTTTTCCGTTTCGCCATTTTCCTCTTCTACACCGGTGTTCTTGCTGGTAGCTACGTTGTCGCCCCCTCTCAGTGTTTTAACCTGTCTAAAGCCGACGGTGGGAAAAAAGGGGAGAGCCTAAGAAAAGAAGCTAGCCTGCCTTGTCGCTGTATCGCCCCGAGAAAAGTGCGAGAATGTCTGAGGAGAGCCCCGAGTACTCGCCTTTCTTCGCTGTGATGGGAGCCTCTGCGGCCATGGTCTTCAGCGGTAACTACACCAGCTCCTTCATCTGACATCAATGCCTTTTACCGTTAACTGTTATAACGCTAATTACCACCTAGCTTAGCCAAACGTTAAATCCGTGTGACTGTATTAGAAATGACAACATCGGGGCTGTGTTTAGAGAAGCGGTGTTGGGTGTTAGCTGAGTCGGTCACGGCTCACACACCTGCCAGGGATGCGAGGCGAAGGCGGGGGGAGGTTTCCACCGACATCAAGCTGCTGACCACTAACTCCTCGCCCTGCTAACACTGTGGCTAGCTTACCTCCTGTATCAGCCTGGTTATATCATATCAAGCTGTGATGCTGTCTAGCTGCTGGTTGGTGACGCAGACCCTCACTGAGGTGGCAGCTGTCTCGTTCAGGGCCGTCTTTAATCTGTCATAATGAAGTTATTTTGCAGCACAGGAAGGTCCAGATCGTCATGTATTGCAGGATAAATATGATTCTTGTTGGGATTAGATCCAGCCATGTTTTTCTTTGGTTGTGATGCATTGCATTACAAGAGGGCCAGCATCACGGCCTAAACGTCAATGTGGgaaattaaagggaaaatccatccattcattcatgttgAGCATGCACTCAAAGCgggaggcggggtacacccaaTCTGTCACAGAGGAAATCACGGAAAATACATTGTGCTCTTGCAATTATTTTTTGGCAGTGCTACAGTCAATCAGGTGATGTCAATTCCTACAGACAGCTGTCTCCATAATGTGGATATTATTGATGGTTTTTCAGTGACATCGTGATGTGGCACGTTGTGGAGTGTGTTCACTGGGTGGAGTGACAGCTGGCTCATATTTTTTGGGATGATAGTACATCTAGAAAGGCACAGATGGAACTTTTTGTGTCTTGCTGCAATTACAATACTTAAACCCAGGCTATGTACCAATCCAGTACCAGTGCTCTCGCTGTACTACATTCTAAATCTGTATACCACACTGCTTGAaacttgcatttatttttatgtaatatAAGGCCATGGATTGCTGTGGCCCGTTGTGCCTGAATTAATGTTATAGAAACACTACATTTTATTATAACATTGACAAGTTAATGTCACATACTGGCCAACACCCAATTGGTTTAGTGCATCTGTAAGTAAAAAGGAACAGGgtgtagaatttagtggcatccagcgGAGAGGAATACCAATTGCGAcgagctgaaacttctcccatgtacAATGTGtgaactcccagttaggattccttcagtgtccCTTgctcaggaagtttttaccaggagcaaAATaaccgcagaggtctcttcctctttgaaacaaatggacccagtgatttttaaccagtaaaaaaaacgtgacgcaaaaatgtgaatggctgtACCTAGAGCCAGTTTTTGGGTTgcctgttctgggctactgtagaaacatggccaACTCTatggacaaggacccgctccctatacTGTTCTTATTCTaaagtaacagaaacacaacaatgcTTATTTTCTGGTGactataaactaatgaaaacgtacttattatatttaattcCCTTGTTGCCAGTATATCCTTcataatcctacacactggacctttaaatctaaATTATTTGTAGGTCTTAAAACCTCTTATTACATTTGTCAGAGGTGTCTCTTTCTTAGTGCATGCATACCTGTTAAAAATCACCCACATGTTGGGACTGTCCTGCACAAACTCTGACCTGCTTTAACTGTTGTGGTTCATTCATTTAGGTCGTGCAATTGTAATAACATACAGAATGGATGTAGGTAAAAAAAAGTTCTTCTTAGTAATTGTTAAAACTGTaatctgtttttcttgcattgTCATTTTGACACTAAAAGAAAACACTATTACTCTTGTATAGCACAGCACAGCTCTACTAtatttccctccctccttccctcccttaTACCTTGACAACAGTATAATTTGGGCTTTACAGCTTTGAATTAGAAAATACTATGCCCCTCAGTAAAATCTCCATGGGTGCTGTTACAGTGTCATAACATTTGTTTGACTGCTCACAATGGAGTCGGTTCAGGATTTCTCTGAGGTGACAGTTGTATGAAGCGGAAACAGTGATGCAACGTTTACAAAAGGAGATAGCAAAGCTGATACTTAGTAAACACTCCAGGCAATTCAAGCAACATAGGCGACATCTGTGTTGGACTCAAGACCCACTGGACATGTGACGTCCTTCCTTATTCATTATCGATGGGATGCAAATGTACTGCCTTTTTAAGGCACAATGGCAAAGCGAGCAGTGCAGAATCAGCCCACCATGTACTGGCAATGGGAGGGGTCAGAAGTTAGTTTCTACTTCTATGCAAAACAGAACTGCAGAAAATATATGTGGATCAGAAAATCATCATTGAATTTTGTGGTATTCTTCTTTTGTATGGCCTTTCCCTCCCTGAATATAAAGAAAAGAGCTGCTTGGTGCAGAGCTGTTAAAATTGTTGGAGAAAATGCCGGGTTGCTTATTCACACAATACTTTCTAACAATTGCTTGTAGTCGATAAGTACATAGCCTTCGGAAGTGTCAACACACCCACATCAGCAAGTGAGAAGTGGTGGAGTAAGTGTGtgatgtatttattcatttgctcCAGCCGGTCTCCATGATAAGCAGGTAACTGCCGAAAAGCAGTTCCAAatgacagcaaaataaaaattgcCAAACACCGGgcactggtaaaaaaaaattaattttggtTCTGCTTTTCCAGacggctgggcaatatatcaatgTTATATCAATACTGTGTTAGGAGATGAGATATCATCTTAGACTTTGGATATCACATttttgtaagtgttgtcttttcctggttttaaagggtGCATTACAGTAAAGCGATGTAATTGTCTGAACTTACCTTTACTCACTTTGTCATTCTGTTCACATAACGGattattatttatcaaataTGGTTTGATAATGGTTAACCAATGGTTAACCCTACATGGTTGTTGCAATATTGATTTTGAGGCATTTGGTTGAAATATATAGTGACATTTGGTGTTTTCATATCACCATCAGCATTTGCCcccaattttatttattttattttttatttttgaagctGGACCAATTATTCGGAGCTTTGTTAGAGTATACCGTTgacttattcagtgttttttagtCTCGGAGCGCAGTGCGTAGTCTTGGGACACACGGAGCAGCAGAGTACCTGGCGTGATGAAATTGAAACTTAACTGTTCGTTAATTcatatggaaaaaaagaacGCTCTATTTCATAGAACAGCAATGCTCTCATGTTAGTGCTGTCTGTCACTTTTCCAACCTACTCTAGATGAAACCagctgcattcacatggaaaCAGTGCACTCCGTGGTCCAGCTCTGAGTCTAACCTGTTTATCAGCAACAGGAACTTTGCTTTGCTGCAGTAGCTGCTCCTCTAATCCAtagatctgatctgatcaacACTGATTGATCCGACCACAATCTGATCGACTGATCTATTCTTGACTGAAACTCAACAAACAagtgctgaagaaaaaaaaagtttcaattCTGCTGTGTTCACGGACCCACATAAATACAGGTTCCATAAACTGTATTAAGTGAATTGTGAACAGCAAAGTTTTGTGAAATAAGTATGTAAGCTGTCTTGACTCTATCCCATCACAGAATCAGAGTTTCGACTCCTTGAAATTGAAATAATACCAAATGATAACCAACCCAAGTGATGTTGGTTGCTTGGTGAAAGAAGGATAATATGAGACAAGTGATTTACTGGCCGACATACAGCTGGCTGCCTGATATAGTTCAATCAACACTTCTCTGATGAAATGAAAACTGAACTATAGTCCTCtagttgtttatttgttcacatAATTAAAACATGGTAATAGACATACGATAATAGAGCTCATAGGAAAAAGGAAGAGGCTGATACAAAGTCCTCTCCTATACAAAACTATTCAGTTGCGTTTCATTAAAAACATCACACAACAAAACTAAATTAAGAGCAgataacataaacataaaaaagaaaacagactcaaaaacaaaaaataagagaaaaaagaaaagcttgaTGTCAAGAATAATCTATTACTGTAGATTATTTTAGATAGTGCAGGTATACTGAACAAACCATAACTGGCAACATGCCTCCAATGATGTGCAGTGTAAATTACAAATATGTGACAAGCAGTTATCAGTGAAACATGGGATAACAGCAGAGCAGAAAGGAAACCTACCAATTGTGACATTAGTCATGAAAATAGTCACAAAATGAAGTACTGAAGTGGGCGAGGTTGTTTAGCAATGCTCCAGAGTACAACAGTTAATTACTTATTAAAATAAGATGGTTTGTGAGGGAACTTTAAAAATAGATGCACTAGTGTGATTTTTCAAGGacggctctttttttttttttttttttgatatatCACTTTAATTTCTCAGTTATTTATGGCTGGGCGGGAGAAAACTGGCAATCGAACATCTTctactgtttgtttgttaccTGCACATCGGGTCCCTACACAGTGTCTCAGATCTAATATGTTGAAAGAGAGAATTGAAATCGATCGACTGGATCACTCATTCTCACTCAGTTCCATCCAAATCCATATCTTGTCTGGTTTGAGTTGCTTTTGTCaggaattgttttttttaaagaagaattAACACTGATTGATCTGAACATGAATTAACAGGaactctctcctctcttacGCAGCATTAGGAGCAGCGTATGGCACAGCGAAGAGCGGCACAGGCATCGCCGCCATGTCTGTGATGCGGCCAGAGCTCATCATGAAGTCCATCATCCCTGTGGTCATGGCGGGTATCATCGCCATCTACGGGCTGGTGGTGGCTGTGCTGATAGCAAACAACATCTCTGAGAGAGTCTCCCTTTACAAGTAAGATGGACCTTTGAAACAGAacagtttcagtcatttttacagtgtatattatttctgcacgttttttttttttgtgtgtgtgtgtgtgtgtaaattgtgCCATATAATTTCATACAGTAACTTCTGCATAGTGGAACATACACATAACCCCTTGCATCTGAAAAAGACACACTTTTTAACATAGTTCtaaagttattttttcattgCTACTAATTCTGGTCACCCAATAAATTTTTGgccttttatttttcttgatgAACTCCAAAGAAAAACATCTGGGCCTTTAGCTCGCTGAAAATTTAATTTCCTTCTGGGCAGGCAGTGAACAGTTAACCAGTCAAAACCTGTTGCTGGTGCAGTTTGATATGGGGGTTTGGTGAACGCAGTGAGACTCAACCATACAGTCTGTGTGGGCTGGAGAACCTGTTTATCAGAGGGTTTGGCACTTTTAATGACCCTTTCACATATGTATGTAGCAGCCTTGATAGGCCAAGTTACATCTGGGGGAAGACTTAAGCCagtttttaaatacacatttgaTTCACTGTTAatattgatgtttgtttttcacattttgcctttacattaaagggatactttacaattttcaaccaggtctgtgtcactgctgtgtgGGGAGCATGTGCAGATGTTAAGGCACCCTCTGTGCCACTAGCTTCCAAAGCTCCCCCACCCATCTGCCAGCCAAAAATCAGCAGATGACATGAAACGCATCATTGAGGACGCAAAATTACATATTTCACATAATCCAGCAGATTTTTCCTCATGACACGGGCAGGGAGTTCCTGTTGTTGTTGGCACGGGGGTCGCCTTCAcgccattcatctgcacacactccccACACAACAGttacacagctggttgaaaattgtcAAAGTATCCCTTTGAGGAAATGGGGGGGGTGGAGCGCAAGAGTATAATGAACAATACAGTTACATGTAATGTGTGTTAACCACAAGGTCTTCAGATCCTTATTGTTTATATAAAAACTAATATTACTCATTTTAAACTGATGCTGTTTACTTTTAACAAAATTGATTGCTTTATAGTGCTTGTAAAGTTTACGTCAGTGAAACAACAGTTATCTtgtcttaaaggataacttaggtatttttcaacctgggccttatttccccatgtgtatgtgtgcgtatgtttcataggtacaacttgttctaaaattggttcagtattgagggaggcggatgcaaccgggagccgcgaaacgagctaaaacggtaacgggggcaaatgcgtcccgtataagtttgcgcattaaaagtgctttatttttgccactgaccggttctgatcgccagtgctatctctgtaaatagcattctagcctttcccttacctctgggctgtgtgatatcacgagctttgctccactgtgtctgtagctctctctgctcgtgggacagccgttttcttgaggaagaggtgtttcgggattggatgtcttctcttcttcggctggcagtagtcatcttgggagaagtgagcactgcagacccgatggtctgcaaggcgcagtgtctggaccagagtgttagcatccatttgtagcacaactagccacaacttcagcatctcgccgtccgacaaaggcagcccaTGAAAGCTGTatggggtgttgcgcgacatcctgttcttgcgttcaggaaaaaggcccgtttatttgagcactccaaaaactctggtaacactccaggggg from Epinephelus moara isolate mb chromosome 18, YSFRI_EMoa_1.0, whole genome shotgun sequence harbors:
- the atp6v0ca gene encoding ATPase H+ transporting V0 subunit ca; amino-acid sequence: MSEESPEYSPFFAVMGASAAMVFSALGAAYGTAKSGTGIAAMSVMRPELIMKSIIPVVMAGIIAIYGLVVAVLIANNISERVSLYKSFLHLGAGLSVGLSGLAAGFAIGIVGDAGVRGTAQQPRLFVGMILILIFAEVLGLYGLIVALILSTK